A stretch of Ammospiza caudacuta isolate bAmmCau1 chromosome 18, bAmmCau1.pri, whole genome shotgun sequence DNA encodes these proteins:
- the BRI3BP gene encoding BRI3-binding protein: protein MAAARRVQLRGSALLLLLLLLLLGAAGPGVRAARSRGADRQNSLRRAASGLYQGVSGLFGEDNVRALQKFFSRLTERFVNGVDVLMDTFWRIWTDLLDVLGIDASNLTHYFSPAAIANNPTRALLLIGAILLAYWFLSLFLGFFFYLLHMLFGRFFWIARVALFTLSCVYILQKYEGDPEHAVLPLCFVVAVYFMTGPVGFYWRRNSNSSLEEKMDHLDSQIRLLNIRLSRVIENLDRGAEQ from the exons atggcggcggcgcggcgggtGCAGCTCCGGGGctcggcgctgctgctgctgctgctgctgctgctgctcggcgcggcggggcccggcgTGCGGGCCGCACGGAGCCGCGGGGCCGACCGCCAGAACAGCCTGCGCCGCGCCGCCAGCGGCCTCTACCAGGGCGTCAGCGGCCTCTTCGGCGAGGACAACGTGCGGGCCCTGCAGAAG tttTTCTCAAGGTTGACAGAGAGGTTTGTGAATGGGGTGGATGTATTAATGGACACATTCTGGAGAATATGGACTGATTTGTTAGATGTTCTTGGAATTGATG CCTCCAACCTGACTCATTATTTCAGCCCAGCAGCCATTGCCAACAACCCGACGCGCGCCCTGCTGCTGATCGGCGCCATTTTGCTGGCCTACTGGTTTTTATCTCTGTTCCTCGGATTCTTCTTCTATCTGCTGCACATGCTGTTCGGCCGCTTCTTCTGGATCGCCAGGGTGGCGCTGTTCACCCTGTCCTGTGTGTACATCCTGCAGAAGTACGAGGGGGACCCCGAGCACGCcgtgctgcccctctgcttcgTCGTGGCCGTCTACTTCATGACGGGTCCCGTTGGCTTTTACTGGAGGAGGAACAGCAacagcagcctggaggagaagaTGGACCACCTGGACAGCCAGATCAGGCTGCTGAACATCCGCCTCTCCAGGGTGATTGAGAACCTGGACAGGGGCGCCGAGCAATGA